In the Streptomyces fradiae ATCC 10745 = DSM 40063 genome, one interval contains:
- a CDS encoding PRC-barrel domain-containing protein, which produces MAQNEKAFPVEGLQGATAYDSNGEKIGTIGQVYVDDRLGTPEWITVKTGLFGTKETFVPLAGARRQNLQLHVPYTKDMIKEAPRCDTEEHLDASEEQRLYRHYQVTPGGGARGRTGTPGTVESAGAHERHVSEHREPAAAMRGREDEGVTRSEEQIEIGMAEYESGRVRLRRYVVTEEVTTSVPSHEEIREERIEYDESGTGREGGPEPWRGPKRGPDQ; this is translated from the coding sequence ATGGCCCAGAACGAGAAGGCTTTCCCTGTGGAGGGCCTCCAGGGCGCGACGGCGTACGACTCGAACGGCGAGAAGATCGGCACGATCGGCCAGGTCTACGTGGACGACCGGCTCGGCACTCCGGAGTGGATCACCGTCAAGACCGGCCTGTTCGGCACCAAGGAGACCTTCGTCCCCCTGGCCGGTGCTCGTCGGCAGAACTTGCAGCTCCACGTGCCGTACACCAAGGACATGATCAAGGAAGCCCCTCGGTGCGACACCGAGGAGCACCTCGACGCCTCCGAGGAGCAGCGGCTCTACCGTCACTACCAGGTCACTCCCGGCGGGGGCGCCCGCGGCAGGACCGGCACCCCGGGCACCGTCGAATCGGCGGGCGCCCACGAGCGCCACGTCAGCGAGCACCGCGAGCCCGCCGCCGCGATGCGCGGCCGCGAGGACGAGGGCGTGACCCGGTCGGAGGAGCAGATCGAGATCGGCATGGCGGAGTACGAGTCGGGGCGCGTCCGGCTGCGCAGGTACGTCGTCACGGAGGAGGTGACGACCAGCGTGCCGAGCCACGAGGAGATCCGCGAGGAGCGGATCGAGTACGACGAGAGCGGGACCGGCCGCGAGGGCGGGCCGGAGCCGTGGCGCGGCCCCAAGCGGGGCCCGGACCAGTGA
- a CDS encoding metallopeptidase family protein, which yields MLEMTREEFEELVAEALDRIPPELTRLMDNVAVFVEDEPSADDPDLLGLYEGTPLTDRGEWYAGVLPDRITVYRGPTLRMCESREDVVAETEITVVHEIAHHFGIDDARLHELGYG from the coding sequence GTGCTGGAGATGACGCGCGAGGAGTTCGAGGAACTGGTGGCCGAGGCGCTCGACCGGATCCCCCCGGAGCTGACGCGGCTCATGGACAACGTCGCCGTGTTCGTGGAGGACGAGCCGTCGGCCGACGACCCGGACCTGCTCGGGCTGTACGAGGGGACCCCGCTCACCGATCGCGGCGAGTGGTACGCGGGTGTGCTGCCCGACCGGATCACCGTCTACCGGGGGCCGACGCTGCGGATGTGCGAGTCCCGGGAGGACGTGGTCGCCGAGACCGAGATCACCGTCGTGCACGAGATCGCCCACCACTTCGGCATCGACGACGCCCGGCTGCACGAGCTGGGCTACGGCTGA
- the lhgO gene encoding L-2-hydroxyglutarate oxidase: MFDCDVLVVGGGIIGLSTAYALSRAAPGTRVVVLEKEGGPARHQTGRNSGVIHSGIYYRPGSLKARFAVRGAAEMVKFCAEYGLPHRVTGKLIVATDRAELPRLHALVQRGRENGIPVRELGPAQISAYEPEVRGIAAIHVGTTGICDYGAVAERLADASGAEVRYGARVTAVDRRPWGVAARTADGRVVRARALVNCAGLHCDEVARLAGDDPGMRIVPFRGEYYELGRPELVRGLVYPVPDPAFPFLGVHLTRGVDGGVHVGPNAVPALAREGYGRLDVRPRELAGTLAWPGAWAIARRHWRYGAGELHRSLSKPAFTQAVRRLLPQVTAEDLRPAPAGVRAQAVLWDGTLVDDFLIREAPRTVHVLNAPSPAATASLPIGREVARRVLARLAA; the protein is encoded by the coding sequence ATGTTCGACTGCGACGTCCTGGTGGTGGGCGGCGGGATCATCGGGCTGTCGACGGCGTACGCGCTGTCGCGGGCCGCGCCCGGCACGCGCGTGGTGGTCCTGGAGAAGGAGGGCGGCCCCGCCCGCCACCAGACGGGGCGCAACAGCGGCGTCATCCACAGCGGCATCTACTACCGCCCCGGCTCGCTCAAGGCGCGGTTCGCGGTGCGGGGCGCCGCCGAGATGGTGAAGTTCTGCGCCGAGTACGGGCTGCCGCACCGCGTCACCGGCAAGCTGATCGTCGCCACCGACCGCGCCGAGCTGCCCCGGCTGCACGCCCTGGTGCAGCGCGGCCGGGAGAACGGCATCCCGGTCCGGGAGCTGGGCCCGGCGCAGATCAGCGCGTACGAGCCGGAGGTGCGGGGCATCGCGGCGATCCACGTCGGCACCACCGGGATCTGCGACTACGGCGCGGTGGCGGAGCGCCTCGCCGACGCCTCCGGCGCCGAGGTGCGGTACGGGGCGCGGGTCACCGCCGTCGACCGGCGCCCCTGGGGCGTGGCGGCCCGCACGGCGGACGGCCGGGTCGTCCGCGCGCGGGCGCTGGTGAACTGCGCCGGACTGCACTGCGACGAAGTGGCGCGGCTCGCGGGGGACGACCCGGGCATGCGGATCGTCCCGTTCCGGGGCGAGTACTACGAGCTGGGCAGGCCTGAGCTGGTGCGGGGCCTGGTGTATCCGGTACCGGACCCGGCGTTCCCGTTCCTGGGGGTGCACCTGACGCGGGGGGTCGACGGCGGCGTCCACGTCGGGCCGAACGCGGTGCCCGCCCTGGCCCGCGAGGGGTACGGGCGTCTGGACGTGCGCCCCCGCGAGCTGGCCGGGACGCTGGCCTGGCCGGGCGCGTGGGCGATAGCGCGGCGGCACTGGCGGTACGGGGCGGGCGAGCTGCACCGGTCGCTGTCGAAGCCGGCGTTCACGCAGGCCGTGCGGCGCCTGCTGCCGCAGGTCACGGCCGAGGACCTGCGGCCCGCCCCGGCCGGGGTGCGGGCCCAGGCGGTGCTGTGGGACGGCACGCTGGTGGACGACTTCCTGATCAGGGAGGCACCGCGCACGGTCCATGTGCTGAACGCCCCCTCCCCCGCCGCGACGGCGTCCCTGCCCATCGGGCGGGAGGTGGCGCGGCGGGTCCTGGCGCGTCTGGCCGCTTAG
- a CDS encoding DEAD/DEAH box helicase, whose product MSISSTDTVLNENTENTENPALAEVTETSAAAEAAGEQIVAEAPAGTATDAPEAEDAVAAEAGAEEAEDAEEAVTFAALGLPDGVVRKLAQNGVTVPFPIQAATIPDALAGKDILGRGRTGSGKTLSFGLPLLATLAGGHTEKKKPRGVILTPTRELAMQVADALQPYGDVLGLKMKVVCGGTSMGNQIYALERGVDILVATPGRLRDVINRGACSLEQVQVAVLDEADQMADLGFLPEVTELLDQVPAGGQRMLFSATMENEIATLVRRYLNDPVNHEVDSAQGNVTTMSHHVLVVKPKDKAPVTAAIAARKGRTIIFVRTQLGADRVAEQLRDSGVKADALHGGMTQGARTRTLADFKDGYVNVLVATDVAARGIHVDGIDLVLNVDPAGDHKDYLHRSGRTARAGRSGVVVSLALPHQRRQIFRLMEDAGVDASRHIIGQGGAFDPEVAEITGARSLTEVQADSASNAAKQAEREAADLAKQLERAQRRAAELREEADRLVARAARERGEDPEKAVAEAAEAAAAPVEEAPEAVATVPAPREERPSYDRRDDRRDDRRDDRRDDRPSYSRERRDDRPSFNRDRRDERPSFNRDRRDDRGGDRGGFRRDDRPAYGNRDRGDDRGGDRGGFRRDDRPSFNRDRRDERPSFNRDRRDERPSFNRDRRDDRPSSHDRRDERPSFNRDRRDDRGGDRGGFRRPDRPFNRDRRDDRPAGGHRSGGHDRPYGRRDDRRDDHRGSGSFGRRDDKPRWKRNG is encoded by the coding sequence ATGTCCATTTCCAGCACTGACACCGTTCTGAACGAGAACACCGAGAACACCGAGAACCCCGCCCTCGCCGAGGTGACCGAGACCTCCGCCGCGGCGGAGGCGGCCGGCGAGCAGATCGTCGCCGAGGCCCCCGCCGGCACCGCGACCGACGCCCCCGAGGCCGAGGACGCCGTGGCCGCCGAGGCCGGCGCCGAAGAGGCCGAGGACGCCGAGGAGGCCGTCACCTTCGCGGCCCTCGGGCTCCCCGACGGCGTCGTCCGCAAGCTCGCGCAGAACGGCGTCACCGTCCCGTTCCCGATCCAGGCCGCGACCATCCCGGACGCCCTGGCCGGCAAGGACATCCTCGGCCGCGGCCGCACCGGCTCCGGCAAGACCCTCTCCTTCGGCCTGCCGCTGCTCGCCACCCTGGCCGGCGGCCACACCGAGAAGAAGAAGCCGCGCGGCGTCATCCTCACCCCGACCCGCGAGCTGGCGATGCAGGTCGCGGACGCGCTCCAGCCGTACGGCGACGTGCTCGGCCTGAAGATGAAGGTCGTCTGCGGCGGCACGTCGATGGGCAACCAGATCTACGCCCTCGAGCGCGGCGTCGACATCCTCGTCGCCACGCCCGGCCGCCTGCGCGACGTCATCAACCGCGGCGCCTGCTCCCTGGAGCAGGTCCAGGTCGCGGTGCTCGACGAGGCCGACCAGATGGCCGACCTGGGCTTCCTGCCCGAGGTCACCGAGCTGCTCGACCAGGTCCCGGCGGGCGGCCAGCGCATGCTCTTCTCCGCGACGATGGAGAACGAGATCGCGACCCTCGTCCGGCGCTACCTCAACGACCCGGTCAACCACGAGGTCGACAGCGCCCAGGGCAACGTCACGACCATGAGCCACCACGTCCTCGTCGTGAAGCCGAAGGACAAGGCCCCGGTCACCGCCGCGATCGCCGCCCGCAAGGGCCGCACGATCATCTTCGTCCGCACCCAGCTCGGCGCCGACCGCGTCGCCGAGCAGCTCCGCGACTCCGGTGTGAAGGCCGACGCGCTGCACGGCGGCATGACGCAGGGCGCCCGCACGCGCACCCTCGCCGACTTCAAGGACGGGTACGTCAACGTGCTCGTCGCCACCGACGTCGCCGCGCGCGGCATCCACGTGGACGGCATCGACCTGGTGCTCAACGTGGACCCGGCCGGCGACCACAAGGACTACCTGCACCGCTCGGGCCGCACGGCGCGCGCCGGCCGCTCCGGTGTCGTGGTCTCCCTGGCGCTGCCGCACCAGCGCCGCCAGATCTTCCGCCTCATGGAGGACGCCGGCGTCGACGCCTCCCGCCACATCATCGGCCAGGGCGGCGCCTTCGACCCGGAGGTCGCGGAGATCACCGGTGCCCGGTCGCTGACGGAGGTGCAGGCCGACTCGGCCAGCAACGCCGCCAAGCAGGCCGAGCGCGAGGCCGCCGACCTGGCCAAGCAGCTGGAGCGGGCGCAGCGCCGCGCCGCCGAGCTCCGCGAGGAGGCCGACCGCCTGGTCGCCCGCGCGGCGCGCGAGCGTGGCGAGGACCCGGAGAAGGCCGTGGCCGAGGCCGCCGAGGCCGCCGCCGCCCCGGTGGAGGAGGCGCCCGAGGCCGTGGCGACCGTACCGGCCCCGCGGGAGGAGCGCCCGTCGTACGACCGGCGCGACGACCGCCGGGACGACCGGCGCGACGACCGGCGCGACGACCGTCCGTCGTACTCGCGTGAGCGCCGTGACGACCGTCCCTCCTTCAACCGGGACCGCCGGGACGAGCGCCCGTCCTTCAACCGGGACCGCCGCGACGACCGCGGTGGCGACCGCGGCGGGTTCCGCCGGGACGACCGGCCGGCGTACGGCAACCGCGACCGGGGCGACGACCGCGGTGGTGACCGCGGTGGCTTCCGCCGTGACGACCGGCCGTCCTTCAACCGCGACCGCCGTGACGAGCGCCCCTCGTTCAACCGGGACCGCCGTGACGAGCGCCCGTCGTTCAACCGGGACCGCCGCGACGACCGTCCGTCGTCGCACGACCGCCGGGACGAGCGCCCCTCGTTCAACCGGGACCGCCGTGACGACCGCGGTGGCGACCGTGGCGGCTTCCGCCGCCCGGACCGTCCGTTCAACCGCGACCGCCGCGACGACCGCCCCGCGGGCGGCCACCGCTCCGGCGGCCACGACCGCCCGTACGGCCGCCGTGACGACCGCCGTGACGACCACCGGGGCTCCGGCTCCTTCGGCCGCCGCGACGACAAGCCGCGCTGGAAGCGCAACGGCTGA
- a CDS encoding PrsW family intramembrane metalloprotease, with amino-acid sequence MPAYDPRPSFDAVPDRARWRYKPRGRFWRSRVVRLSAVSLVLALCALVILALVREQTGTAGFLVGLGLALLPVPLLMAAFRWLDRVEPGPWKNVLFAFSWGAFAAALVAIIANTFATRWIATATADPTAADTLGATVVAPVVEESAKAVAILLIFLFRRRDFTGLVDGVVVAGFTATGFAFTENILYLGSAFGEDQEFGTAGLQSVTAATFFVRIVMSPFAHPLFTVLTGIGFGIAAMTARRRRFVRTLLPLLGLALAMGVHALWNGSTTFGPWGFIVVYGAFMLPALGLLTWLAIWTRQRELRTIAGELPAYAAAGWLTADEPSALSSMRARSLARSYAARTHGPAAARSVGEYEAFATSLAFLRHRARRGVTDLSFTAREQELLHHLWQRKAVAAPALTYAARATGRVRTPPPHRDYAGYNPYRH; translated from the coding sequence ATCCCGGCGTACGACCCGCGGCCGTCGTTCGACGCCGTGCCGGACCGGGCCCGCTGGCGGTACAAGCCGCGCGGCCGGTTCTGGCGCAGCAGGGTGGTGCGGCTGTCGGCGGTCAGCCTGGTGCTGGCGCTGTGCGCCCTGGTGATCCTGGCGCTGGTGCGGGAGCAGACGGGCACGGCGGGTTTCCTCGTGGGCCTCGGCCTGGCGCTGCTGCCCGTGCCGCTGCTGATGGCGGCCTTCCGCTGGCTGGACCGGGTGGAGCCGGGACCGTGGAAGAACGTGCTGTTCGCCTTCTCCTGGGGGGCGTTCGCGGCGGCGCTCGTCGCGATCATCGCCAACACCTTCGCCACCCGCTGGATAGCCACGGCGACGGCCGATCCCACGGCCGCGGACACCCTCGGCGCGACCGTCGTCGCCCCCGTGGTGGAGGAGAGCGCGAAGGCCGTCGCGATACTGCTGATCTTCCTGTTCCGCAGACGGGACTTCACGGGACTCGTGGACGGGGTGGTCGTCGCCGGGTTCACGGCGACGGGCTTCGCGTTCACCGAGAACATCCTGTACCTGGGCAGCGCCTTCGGCGAGGACCAGGAGTTCGGTACGGCCGGCCTCCAGTCGGTGACCGCGGCGACGTTCTTCGTGCGGATCGTCATGTCGCCCTTCGCGCACCCGCTGTTCACCGTGCTGACGGGCATCGGGTTCGGGATCGCCGCGATGACGGCGCGCCGCCGCCGGTTCGTGCGGACGCTGCTGCCGCTGCTGGGACTGGCGCTGGCGATGGGCGTGCACGCGCTGTGGAACGGCTCGACGACGTTCGGGCCGTGGGGGTTCATCGTCGTGTACGGGGCGTTCATGCTGCCCGCGCTGGGGCTGCTGACGTGGCTGGCGATATGGACCCGCCAGCGGGAGCTGCGGACGATAGCCGGCGAGCTCCCCGCGTACGCGGCGGCCGGCTGGCTGACGGCCGACGAACCGTCGGCGCTGTCGTCCATGCGGGCGCGGAGCCTGGCGCGGTCGTACGCCGCGCGGACGCACGGCCCGGCCGCGGCGCGGTCGGTGGGCGAGTACGAGGCGTTCGCCACGTCCCTGGCGTTCCTGCGGCACCGGGCGCGGCGGGGGGTGACGGATCTGTCGTTCACGGCCCGCGAGCAGGAGCTGCTGCACCACCTGTGGCAGCGCAAGGCGGTGGCCGCGCCGGCTCTGACGTACGCCGCGCGGGCGACGGGGCGCGTCCGTACGCCGCCGCCCCACCGCGACTACGCGGGCTACAACCCGTACCGCCACTGA
- a CDS encoding PRC-barrel domain-containing protein gives MIHPADIREWRNQDVVDPAGHKIGVLEAVYVHTATDEPAMATVRTGLPTRQRLVFVPLDDATVGPGYVKVTYDKGTVRKAPSIGLDDVLAAEDESVVFHHYGIAYQPGAAGERRLARR, from the coding sequence ATGATCCATCCAGCAGACATCCGAGAGTGGCGGAACCAGGACGTCGTGGACCCCGCGGGGCACAAGATCGGTGTCCTGGAGGCGGTCTACGTCCACACCGCCACGGACGAGCCCGCCATGGCCACCGTCCGCACGGGGCTGCCCACGCGCCAGCGCCTGGTGTTCGTCCCGCTCGACGACGCGACGGTCGGGCCGGGGTACGTCAAGGTCACGTACGACAAGGGGACGGTCCGCAAGGCGCCCTCGATCGGCCTCGACGACGTGCTGGCCGCCGAGGACGAGTCGGTCGTCTTCCACCACTACGGCATCGCCTACCAGCCCGGTGCCGCCGGCGAACGGCGGCTCGCCCGCCGCTGA
- a CDS encoding M23 family metallopeptidase, with the protein MASNRPAPEVPFGSYDPTGHTTAPGVPDAGAPPAGVAWNPTEDTVRPVRGRHRVAKQRGGLARSSTVLGVGVIAAVGAGGMATAQDKPRVAISLPDVNLPDASSLPGVGALLADDADEPDAPAEAAPANLAALTLSAEQAPAEARGAAAAAGEALRARILQQAELQQASAEAEAQAAAEKAAAEKAAQEAAAQQASAEAAAKAAEAERQRAEAEAAAKAAEAEKERLAKLAASYALPTSSYTITSTYGQSGSMWSSGYHTGLDLAAPTGTPVNAVHSGTIKSAGYSGAYGYRIVLELSDGTEVWYCHLSSMTVSAGQKVGTGDTIGRVGATGNVTGPHLHLEVHTASGAGVDPLAWLRGKGLTV; encoded by the coding sequence GTGGCGTCCAACAGGCCTGCCCCCGAAGTCCCCTTCGGCTCGTACGACCCGACCGGCCACACCACCGCCCCCGGCGTCCCGGACGCGGGCGCGCCCCCGGCGGGCGTCGCGTGGAACCCCACCGAGGACACCGTCCGCCCCGTCCGGGGCCGGCACCGCGTCGCCAAGCAGCGCGGCGGCCTCGCCCGCAGCTCCACCGTCCTCGGGGTCGGCGTCATCGCCGCCGTCGGCGCGGGCGGCATGGCCACCGCGCAGGACAAGCCGCGCGTGGCGATATCCCTCCCGGACGTCAACCTCCCGGACGCCTCCTCGCTGCCCGGCGTCGGCGCGCTCCTCGCCGACGACGCGGACGAGCCGGACGCGCCGGCCGAGGCCGCCCCCGCCAACCTGGCCGCGCTGACCCTCTCCGCCGAGCAGGCCCCCGCCGAGGCGCGGGGCGCGGCGGCCGCCGCCGGTGAGGCGCTGCGCGCGCGCATCCTCCAGCAGGCCGAGCTGCAGCAGGCGTCCGCCGAGGCCGAGGCGCAGGCCGCCGCGGAGAAGGCTGCCGCCGAGAAGGCCGCCCAGGAGGCCGCGGCCCAGCAGGCCAGCGCCGAGGCCGCCGCGAAGGCCGCCGAGGCGGAGCGCCAGCGGGCCGAGGCGGAAGCCGCCGCCAAGGCGGCCGAGGCCGAGAAGGAGCGCCTGGCGAAGCTCGCCGCCAGCTACGCCCTGCCGACCTCCTCGTACACGATCACCTCGACGTACGGCCAGTCCGGCTCCATGTGGTCCTCCGGCTACCACACGGGCCTGGACCTCGCCGCGCCCACGGGCACCCCGGTGAACGCGGTCCACAGCGGCACGATCAAGTCGGCCGGGTACTCCGGCGCGTACGGGTACCGCATCGTGCTCGAGCTCTCGGACGGGACCGAGGTCTGGTACTGCCACCTGTCCTCCATGACCGTCAGCGCCGGTCAGAAGGTCGGCACGGGCGACACGATCGGCCGCGTCGGCGCCACCGGCAACGTCACGGGCCCGCACCTTCACCTGGAGGTCCACACCGCCTCCGGCGCCGGTGTCGACCCGCTGGCCTGGCTGCGCGGCAAGGGCCTCACCGTCTGA
- the trmB gene encoding tRNA (guanosine(46)-N7)-methyltransferase TrmB, which produces MSEKTASSTPPTPPAPESRVPAADRPGDATAGRPSHAADRPGAAAARPSQAAEVPGARRGSRMFADGTGPSPDPAGSHFERRIRSFQPRRSRVTTGQADALRRLWPQWGLDIDGQRVLDLDAMLGGLPVVLEIGFGMGEATARMAAADPSTGILAVDVHTPGQGNLLALAERGGLTNVRVANGDAIILLREMLPPAALAGVRVYFPDPWPKKRHHKRRLIQPEFLSLVAPRMRPGAVLHCATDWEPYAEQMLQVLTAHPDFVNTAPDGGYAPRPGFRPLTRFEGQGLEKGHVVHDLLFARA; this is translated from the coding sequence GTGTCCGAGAAGACCGCGTCGAGCACGCCCCCCACGCCCCCCGCCCCCGAGAGCCGCGTCCCGGCCGCCGACCGCCCCGGGGACGCGACTGCCGGGCGCCCGAGCCACGCCGCCGACCGCCCCGGCGCGGCCGCCGCGCGCCCGAGCCAGGCCGCCGAGGTGCCCGGCGCCCGGCGCGGGAGCCGGATGTTCGCGGACGGGACCGGCCCGTCCCCCGACCCGGCCGGGTCGCACTTCGAGCGCCGCATCCGCAGCTTCCAGCCGCGCCGCAGCCGCGTCACCACCGGGCAGGCCGACGCGCTGCGCCGCCTGTGGCCGCAGTGGGGCCTGGACATCGACGGGCAGCGCGTCCTCGACCTGGACGCGATGCTCGGCGGCCTGCCCGTCGTCCTGGAGATCGGCTTCGGCATGGGCGAGGCGACCGCGCGGATGGCCGCCGCCGACCCGTCGACCGGCATCCTCGCCGTCGACGTCCACACCCCGGGCCAGGGCAATCTGCTGGCTCTCGCCGAGCGCGGCGGCCTGACCAACGTACGCGTGGCGAACGGCGACGCGATCATCCTGCTCCGCGAGATGCTCCCGCCCGCCGCGCTCGCCGGGGTCCGCGTCTACTTCCCGGACCCGTGGCCGAAGAAGCGCCACCACAAGCGGCGGCTGATCCAGCCGGAGTTCCTGAGCCTCGTCGCGCCCCGCATGAGGCCCGGCGCGGTACTGCACTGCGCCACGGACTGGGAGCCGTACGCCGAGCAGATGCTTCAGGTGCTGACGGCGCACCCGGACTTCGTGAACACGGCACCCGATGGCGGATACGCGCCACGGCCCGGCTTCCGGCCGCTCACCCGGTTCGAGGGGCAGGGCCTGGAGAAGGGCCACGTCGTCCACGACCTGCTGTTCGCCCGCGCGTAA
- a CDS encoding metallophosphoesterase family protein produces the protein MLPGSAAPHPVARALGLVAVVLTGAWLGLLVVGSVRAPVGPVDTSMALRPSLTGGTRINVSPLGALELDSHTAPIRLDVDVDQLDPVRSQALVERPERISGLQEEITADVEDGARELAVRSCVAVVAGATALGLAVYRRPRRALAAGGLALALLAASGASAYATWNPKSVLEPRFSGLLSSAPSVVGSARSIVTEFDVYQKELARLVTNVTKLYDATSTLPTYQPDPSTIRVLHVSDIHLNPASWHIVASLVEQYDIDLIIDSGDTMDHGSTAENVFLNPIPTLGAPYVWVRGNHDSADTQEYLEGMRNVHVLDGGRAVTVAGVRVAGVGDPQFTPDRSVVPAGDGAERAAGRVLAEAVRGQARAGTPVDIAVAHNPVAAHQVDGAVPLVLAGHVHRRVNEVLPNGTRLKIEGSTGGGGLRAVENEKPERVHASVLYLDRDTRRLQAWDEITLGGLGLTTAEVARHVPDEVLPGTAPVPSPTGPTPTAPATGGSTEPARPLPPAVPPAQPAGPSAPASRP, from the coding sequence CTGCTCCCCGGGAGCGCGGCCCCGCACCCGGTGGCCCGCGCCCTCGGGCTGGTCGCGGTGGTCCTCACCGGCGCGTGGCTGGGCCTGCTGGTCGTCGGCAGCGTCCGCGCGCCCGTCGGCCCCGTCGACACGAGCATGGCGCTCCGCCCCTCGCTCACCGGCGGCACCAGGATCAACGTCTCGCCGCTCGGCGCGCTCGAACTGGACTCCCACACCGCCCCGATCCGCCTCGACGTGGACGTCGACCAACTGGACCCGGTCCGCTCCCAGGCCCTCGTCGAGCGCCCCGAGCGGATCTCCGGCCTCCAGGAGGAGATCACCGCGGACGTCGAGGACGGCGCCCGGGAGCTGGCCGTGCGGTCCTGTGTCGCGGTCGTCGCCGGGGCCACCGCCCTGGGCCTCGCCGTCTACCGCCGCCCGCGCCGCGCCCTGGCGGCCGGCGGGCTGGCCCTGGCGCTGCTCGCCGCGTCGGGCGCCTCCGCGTACGCCACGTGGAACCCGAAGTCGGTACTGGAGCCGCGCTTCTCCGGGCTGCTCAGCAGCGCTCCGTCGGTCGTCGGCAGCGCGCGGTCGATCGTCACCGAGTTCGACGTGTACCAGAAGGAACTGGCGCGGCTCGTCACGAACGTGACGAAGCTGTACGACGCCACGTCGACCCTGCCGACCTACCAGCCGGACCCGTCGACGATCCGCGTCCTGCACGTCTCCGACATCCACCTGAACCCGGCGTCGTGGCACATCGTCGCCTCGCTGGTGGAGCAGTACGACATCGACCTGATCATCGACTCGGGCGACACGATGGACCACGGCAGCACGGCCGAGAACGTCTTCCTGAACCCGATCCCCACCCTCGGCGCGCCGTACGTGTGGGTGCGCGGCAACCACGACTCGGCCGACACCCAGGAGTACCTGGAGGGCATGCGGAACGTGCACGTCCTGGACGGCGGCCGGGCGGTGACCGTCGCGGGCGTGCGGGTCGCGGGCGTCGGCGACCCGCAGTTCACGCCGGACCGCTCGGTCGTGCCGGCCGGGGACGGCGCCGAGCGGGCGGCCGGCCGGGTGCTCGCGGAGGCCGTGCGCGGACAGGCGCGGGCGGGCACCCCCGTGGACATCGCGGTGGCCCACAATCCGGTCGCCGCCCACCAGGTGGACGGCGCCGTGCCGCTCGTCCTGGCCGGCCACGTCCACCGGCGGGTCAACGAGGTGCTGCCGAACGGCACCCGCCTGAAGATCGAGGGTTCCACGGGCGGCGGCGGGCTGCGCGCGGTCGAGAACGAGAAGCCGGAGCGGGTGCACGCCTCGGTGCTGTACCTGGACCGGGACACGCGCCGGCTCCAGGCGTGGGACGAGATCACGCTGGGCGGCCTGGGCCTGACCACGGCGGAGGTGGCCCGCCACGTCCCGGACGAGGTCCTGCCGGGTACCGCCCCGGTCCCCTCCCCCACCGGCCCGACGCCCACGGCCCCGGCGACGGGCGGTTCCACGGAGCCCGCCAGGCCTCTGCCCCCGGCCGTGCCCCCGGCGCAGCCCGCGGGCCCGTCCGCACCGGCGTCCCGCCCGTGA